A single window of Nocardia sp. NBC_01327 DNA harbors:
- a CDS encoding AfsR/SARP family transcriptional regulator: MFSQTGSSSSAGTTRLVSAGDTVLVALLGEVALRRDGARAVAPGSAPSALAPVPGARARLLVAALATHPGRSRSAQALIEDVWGEDPPRAPMNALHTQVSRLRSALPEGALEIGPAGYRLVLAPDQVDLTLAQHLETQARQAHTAGDGPRCLALIAAARTLWRGDPAADLPSGPVADELAGLAAARRQSLDVLELSVREAVGDLPGALELARGAAAAEPFDEPAHATLMRLLAAAGRTNEALDVFASLRTRLVDQLGADPGPVLVALNTALLRGEPLPGARTAAPNATAGPNHPPGQGRSDASSAQFEDGESGHPWSEFGAGQAVSGAGGSGGRGGSAQALRMVSAAQHAVGAEYEPAGSAIGLRAAPNPLLGREADIDALERLLRSSRVTTVLGPGGTGKTRVANELGARVAHERTVALIELASLRADAEGDAETRLEIEATIAATLGVGEFSRDSNVLRTVRNRDLRQRLREALSARPILLILDNCEHLIDAVAELVADFVGASDQLTVLTTSRAPLEITAETVYPLPPLLIDAHGSPATDLFMARARAVRPTVRLDPDVVARLCTMLDGLPLAIELAAARTRTMSVEEIESRLDHRFTLLRSGDRSSPQRHRTLHAVIEWSWNLLDGEQRTALRRLCRFPDGFTLSAAESVISGPEIVDAAAAIDGLVGQSLLTVLESDDAEYDVTRYRMLETVREFGEEQLVAAGEADLVMDRMSSWAREFTLGVACRYGDADQVSLVLGVAAELDNLVAVLRYAIDRRDLPTVHAVYPVMAMLWVMRGAHLELVSWSPRILATPLRQGPLTSTEADLQMFGQLMLGLHVMFVGTGSRDGARVRTRIRRMLRTGSLTAVFRFLGEIVAVPSNTWQLARMLDEGTRSEDPRTRVAALLARANLRENTGDVYGSIRDAVQALASGISEDLWGLSMVCQHLGGMYGQSARYGESVDYYRRAAELLVRLRAYDESVEIRSLLACSLVGAGKVDQARRELDPLLAVAGIDPTAEQILSSPNHRRANVSAALAEVELAEGDIDTGLRRFRQTLAILAWPSGASAPGPGDVMTAAAVVDAHVLWGRPGEVHEVFAQLAELAHTRLGSFWDLPQIGAVANAVGSYLIATGAEVETALELLMLAPRVFARQDYPSMYWQRHVDLHRESIGADRLAAARSAAASINRRSAAARILLLLGRIAGKS, encoded by the coding sequence ATGTTTTCGCAAACAGGCAGTTCTAGCAGTGCCGGGACCACCCGGCTGGTATCCGCAGGCGACACGGTTCTGGTAGCCCTGCTGGGCGAGGTCGCGCTGCGGCGCGATGGTGCCCGGGCCGTGGCGCCCGGTAGCGCGCCCAGCGCGCTCGCACCGGTACCCGGCGCACGTGCCCGGCTGCTCGTGGCCGCCCTGGCGACTCACCCCGGACGCAGCCGCAGCGCGCAGGCGCTCATCGAGGATGTCTGGGGCGAGGACCCCCCGCGCGCCCCGATGAATGCCCTGCACACCCAGGTCTCCCGGCTGCGCTCCGCACTGCCCGAGGGCGCGCTGGAGATCGGTCCCGCCGGATACCGACTGGTCCTGGCCCCCGATCAGGTCGATCTGACGCTGGCCCAGCACCTGGAAACCCAGGCGCGCCAAGCACATACCGCCGGCGACGGCCCCCGCTGTCTGGCCCTGATCGCCGCCGCCCGCACCCTCTGGCGCGGCGATCCGGCCGCCGACCTGCCCTCCGGCCCGGTCGCCGATGAGCTCGCCGGTCTGGCGGCCGCCCGCCGTCAGTCGTTGGACGTGCTCGAACTGTCTGTTCGCGAAGCGGTCGGCGATCTTCCGGGTGCACTGGAACTGGCTCGCGGCGCGGCGGCCGCGGAACCCTTCGACGAACCCGCCCACGCGACCCTCATGCGACTGCTCGCCGCCGCCGGACGCACCAACGAGGCACTGGACGTCTTCGCCTCACTGCGCACCCGGCTGGTGGACCAGCTCGGCGCCGATCCGGGGCCCGTGCTCGTCGCACTCAATACCGCACTGCTGCGCGGTGAACCGCTGCCCGGCGCTCGCACCGCGGCGCCGAACGCCACCGCCGGACCGAATCACCCTCCGGGACAGGGTCGTTCGGATGCGAGTTCCGCGCAGTTCGAGGATGGGGAATCCGGACATCCGTGGTCCGAATTCGGTGCGGGGCAAGCTGTTTCGGGTGCCGGTGGATCCGGTGGCAGAGGGGGTTCGGCGCAGGCATTGCGCATGGTTTCGGCGGCGCAGCATGCGGTCGGGGCGGAGTACGAGCCGGCCGGGTCGGCGATCGGGTTGCGGGCGGCGCCGAATCCGCTGCTGGGGCGGGAGGCGGATATCGATGCGCTGGAACGGTTGTTGCGCAGTTCACGGGTTACCACCGTGCTCGGGCCGGGAGGGACCGGGAAGACCCGGGTGGCGAACGAGCTGGGTGCGCGGGTGGCGCACGAGCGGACCGTCGCGCTGATCGAATTGGCCTCGCTGCGGGCCGATGCGGAGGGGGATGCGGAGACGCGGCTGGAGATCGAGGCGACCATTGCGGCGACGCTCGGCGTCGGTGAATTCAGCCGGGACAGCAATGTGCTTCGGACAGTGCGGAACCGGGATCTGCGGCAGCGGCTGCGGGAGGCGCTGAGTGCGCGGCCGATACTGCTCATTCTCGACAATTGTGAACATCTGATCGATGCGGTCGCGGAGCTGGTGGCCGATTTCGTCGGGGCCAGCGACCAGCTGACCGTGCTCACCACCAGCCGGGCGCCCCTGGAGATCACGGCCGAGACCGTATATCCCTTGCCGCCGTTGCTGATCGACGCACACGGTTCCCCGGCCACCGATCTGTTCATGGCGCGGGCGCGAGCGGTGCGGCCCACGGTGCGGCTGGATCCCGACGTGGTGGCACGACTGTGCACCATGCTGGACGGCTTGCCCCTGGCCATCGAGCTCGCCGCCGCGCGGACCAGGACCATGAGCGTCGAGGAGATCGAATCGCGGCTCGATCACCGATTCACCCTGCTGCGCAGCGGAGATCGCAGTTCCCCGCAGCGGCATCGCACCCTGCACGCGGTCATCGAGTGGAGCTGGAACCTGCTGGACGGGGAGCAGCGCACGGCGCTGCGCCGACTGTGCCGGTTCCCGGACGGGTTCACGCTGTCGGCCGCCGAGAGTGTGATCTCGGGTCCCGAAATCGTCGATGCCGCAGCGGCCATCGACGGTCTGGTGGGCCAGTCCCTACTCACCGTGCTGGAGTCCGACGACGCCGAATACGACGTGACTCGCTACCGAATGCTGGAAACCGTCCGGGAATTCGGCGAGGAACAGCTCGTGGCGGCCGGGGAAGCCGATCTGGTCATGGACCGGATGAGCAGCTGGGCAAGGGAATTCACGCTCGGCGTGGCGTGCCGTTACGGTGATGCCGATCAGGTGTCGCTGGTGCTGGGTGTCGCCGCCGAGCTCGACAATCTGGTCGCGGTGCTGCGCTATGCGATCGACCGGCGGGATCTCCCCACCGTGCACGCGGTCTATCCGGTGATGGCCATGCTGTGGGTCATGCGTGGCGCACATCTGGAATTGGTGAGCTGGTCTCCGCGCATTCTGGCGACGCCGCTGCGGCAGGGGCCGCTGACCTCGACCGAAGCCGATCTGCAGATGTTCGGTCAGCTCATGCTCGGCCTGCACGTGATGTTCGTGGGCACCGGATCGCGTGACGGGGCGCGGGTGCGCACCCGGATTCGGCGGATGTTGCGCACCGGATCGCTGACCGCGGTGTTCCGCTTTCTCGGCGAAATCGTGGCCGTTCCGTCCAACACCTGGCAGTTGGCCCGCATGCTCGACGAGGGCACCCGCTCCGAGGATCCGCGGACCAGGGTCGCCGCGCTGCTGGCGCGGGCGAACCTGCGCGAGAACACCGGCGATGTGTACGGCTCCATCCGGGATGCGGTGCAGGCCTTGGCTTCCGGCATTTCCGAGGACCTGTGGGGTTTGTCCATGGTGTGCCAGCACCTCGGTGGCATGTACGGGCAGTCCGCGCGCTACGGCGAATCGGTCGACTACTACCGGCGGGCCGCCGAGCTGCTCGTCCGATTGCGGGCGTACGACGAGTCCGTGGAGATCCGGAGTCTGCTCGCATGCTCGCTGGTGGGCGCCGGAAAGGTCGACCAGGCGCGCCGCGAATTGGATCCCCTGCTGGCCGTCGCCGGCATCGACCCCACCGCCGAACAGATTCTTTCCTCGCCCAACCACCGGCGCGCCAATGTATCGGCCGCGCTGGCCGAAGTCGAACTGGCCGAGGGAGATATCGACACCGGACTCCGCCGCTTCCGCCAGACGCTCGCGATTCTGGCGTGGCCGAGCGGGGCCTCCGCACCGGGACCCGGCGATGTCATGACGGCGGCAGCCGTGGTGGACGCCCATGTGCTGTGGGGCCGCCCGGGCGAGGTGCACGAGGTATTCGCTCAGCTGGCCGAACTCGCGCACACCCGGCTGGGGAGTTTCTGGGATCTACCGCAAATCGGCGCGGTCGCGAACGCGGTGGGCAGCTATCTGATCGCCACCGGCGCCGAGGTGGAGACCGCGCTGGAATTGCTGATGCTGGCTCCGAGAGTGTTTGCCCGCCAGGACTATCCGTCCATGTACTGGCAGCGCCATGTGGACCTGCACCGCGAGTCGATCGGGGCCGACCGCCTCGCGGCGGCGCGGTCCGCCGCCGCATCCATCAATCGGCGTTCGGCGGCGGCGCGGATCCTGCTCCTACTCGGCCGGATCGCCGGAAAGAGCTGA
- a CDS encoding SRPBCC family protein encodes MSEFDIHRETVIKADPGQIQALVDDFHQWQRWSPWENVDPAMERTYSGADRGIGARYFWSGNRKAGRGNMEITSATTDAIGIRLNFEKPIKNTNQVTFEFRPQPEGTAVTWRMTGERTGAMALMAKLLPMDRMLAKDFDRGLAQLKAAAES; translated from the coding sequence ATGAGCGAATTCGACATCCACCGGGAAACGGTCATCAAGGCCGATCCCGGGCAGATCCAGGCGCTCGTCGACGACTTCCACCAGTGGCAGCGCTGGTCGCCGTGGGAGAACGTGGATCCGGCCATGGAACGCACCTACAGCGGGGCCGATCGGGGCATCGGCGCCCGGTACTTCTGGAGTGGAAACCGTAAGGCCGGCCGCGGCAATATGGAGATCACCTCCGCCACGACCGATGCCATCGGCATCCGGTTGAATTTCGAGAAGCCCATCAAGAACACCAATCAGGTCACCTTCGAATTCCGCCCGCAGCCCGAGGGCACCGCTGTCACCTGGCGGATGACCGGCGAGCGCACCGGAGCGATGGCGCTCATGGCCAAGCTTCTCCCGATGGACCGCATGCTGGCAAAGGATTTCGACAGGGGCCTGGCCCAGCTGAAGGCCGCCGCCGAATCCTGA
- a CDS encoding 1,4-dihydroxy-2-naphthoate polyprenyltransferase, with protein MATAAQWIEGARPRTLPNAIAPVLAGTGAAASIDGAVWWKAVLCLLLSLSLIIGVNYANDYSDGIRGTDDDRVGPLRLVGSKLASAPAVRNAAIGCLALGAVLGLILVFTSAWWLLLVGAGCLAGAWFYTGGRNPYGYSGFGEIAVFVFFGLVAVLGTEFVQAGRAEWAGLACAIAVGAFSSAVLVTNNLRDIPTDSVSGKTTLAVRLGDTRTRTLHVVLLAVPFLATLALAARTPWALVGLVALPLAVKANEPVRTGKNGPGLIPALAGTGLALLIWSAVTGLALGLG; from the coding sequence ATGGCTACAGCAGCACAGTGGATCGAGGGCGCTCGGCCGCGCACTCTGCCGAACGCGATCGCTCCGGTCCTGGCGGGTACGGGGGCCGCGGCCTCCATCGACGGGGCGGTCTGGTGGAAAGCGGTGCTGTGCCTGCTGCTTTCGCTCTCCCTGATCATCGGCGTGAACTACGCCAACGACTACTCCGACGGTATTCGCGGCACGGACGACGACCGGGTCGGGCCGTTGCGCCTGGTCGGCTCGAAGCTCGCCAGTGCCCCCGCCGTGCGCAATGCCGCCATCGGCTGCCTGGCGCTCGGCGCGGTACTGGGCCTGATCCTGGTGTTCACCAGCGCCTGGTGGCTGCTGCTGGTCGGTGCGGGCTGCCTGGCCGGGGCGTGGTTCTACACCGGCGGCCGGAACCCGTACGGGTACAGCGGTTTCGGTGAGATCGCGGTCTTCGTCTTCTTCGGCCTGGTGGCGGTGCTCGGCACCGAGTTCGTACAGGCCGGGCGGGCGGAGTGGGCCGGACTGGCCTGCGCGATCGCCGTGGGCGCGTTCTCCAGCGCGGTGCTGGTCACCAATAATCTGCGCGATATCCCGACCGATTCGGTCTCCGGCAAGACCACGCTCGCGGTGCGCCTCGGCGATACCCGCACCCGCACACTGCATGTGGTGCTGCTGGCGGTGCCGTTCCTGGCCACCCTCGCACTCGCGGCCCGCACCCCGTGGGCCCTGGTCGGATTGGTGGCGCTGCCCCTGGCCGTCAAGGCCAATGAGCCGGTCCGCACCGGCAAGAACGGGCCGGGTTTGATTCCCGCCCTCGCCGGTACCGGACTCGCGCTGTTGATCTGGTCGGCCGTCACGGGCCTCGCGCTCGGCCTCGGCTGA
- a CDS encoding phage holin family protein — MTLLLRLIINGVAIWLASVWVTGIEIKSPDDTTAKKLLVIAAITVVFAIVNALIKPIVKLLSLPLVVLSLGLFLLIINALMLWLTAKITETTQYGLRVEGFWAAVFGAIIITLVNWVLGILVPDED, encoded by the coding sequence ATGACGCTCCTGCTACGTCTGATCATCAACGGTGTCGCGATCTGGCTCGCCTCGGTCTGGGTGACCGGTATCGAGATCAAGAGCCCCGACGACACCACTGCCAAGAAGCTGCTCGTGATCGCGGCCATCACCGTGGTGTTCGCGATTGTGAACGCCCTGATCAAGCCGATCGTGAAACTGCTGTCACTGCCCCTGGTGGTGTTGTCGCTCGGCCTGTTCCTGCTGATCATCAACGCTCTGATGCTATGGCTGACCGCCAAGATCACCGAGACCACCCAGTACGGCCTGCGGGTGGAGGGATTCTGGGCGGCCGTATTCGGAGCCATCATCATCACCCTGGTGAACTGGGTGCTCGGAATCCTCGTCCCCGACGAGGACTGA
- a CDS encoding Clp protease N-terminal domain-containing protein yields the protein MFERFDKAARYAIVVAQEEARELRSSSVEMEHMLLGLLASPDDGLKQMLAERGYTAEGVREALARKRTGDPLGAEDAEALRSIGIDLDAVRESLEATFGEDALERAVPVDEPRRGRFRGPKGFPTGHIPFDRDAKKALELSLREALTRGDNHIAAGHVLLGILRAPNAATRQLLGDNDAVHTLRAAVTEYLDNAA from the coding sequence ATGTTCGAACGATTCGACAAGGCGGCCAGGTACGCGATCGTGGTCGCACAGGAGGAAGCGCGCGAACTGCGTTCCTCCTCCGTGGAGATGGAGCACATGCTGCTGGGGCTGCTGGCCTCACCGGACGACGGGCTCAAGCAGATGCTCGCCGAACGCGGCTATACCGCGGAGGGCGTGCGAGAGGCGCTGGCGCGCAAGCGAACCGGCGATCCCCTCGGCGCGGAGGATGCGGAGGCCCTGCGCTCCATCGGCATCGATCTCGACGCGGTCCGCGAGAGTCTGGAGGCCACCTTCGGTGAGGATGCGCTGGAACGCGCTGTCCCCGTTGACGAACCGCGGCGCGGGCGCTTCCGTGGTCCGAAAGGTTTCCCCACGGGCCACATTCCGTTCGATCGGGATGCCAAGAAGGCTCTCGAGCTTTCTCTGCGCGAGGCACTGACCCGGGGCGACAACCACATTGCGGCCGGGCATGTGCTGCTGGGCATTCTGCGCGCGCCCAATGCGGCGACGCGGCAGCTGCTCGGCGACAACGACGCGGTGCACACACTGCGCGCCGCGGTCACCGAATACCTCGACAACGCGGCATGA
- a CDS encoding helix-turn-helix domain-containing protein, which translates to MSEATTLAAAAGSPDPQVGLRAVLALRRLLERLEAIQVTNARRQGWSWQAIADALEVSRQAVHQKYNRKGGIR; encoded by the coding sequence ATGAGCGAAGCAACAACTCTGGCGGCCGCCGCCGGCAGTCCCGACCCACAGGTCGGACTCCGCGCGGTGTTGGCACTACGCCGGCTGCTCGAGCGACTCGAGGCCATCCAGGTCACCAATGCCCGCAGGCAGGGCTGGTCCTGGCAGGCCATCGCGGACGCACTCGAGGTCAGCAGGCAGGCGGTCCACCAGAAGTACAACCGGAAGGGCGGTATCCGCTGA
- a CDS encoding helix-turn-helix domain-containing protein, with the protein MNGVPTFGEYIRQRRTAANLTRPQLAWLANLSVPYLTKIEGGANPSRRVIESLGTALELPAAEFEYALVLAEGPFPRIEADHPTPTDLEYLELLNPKIAAYISGAMDILAINSAHAEAFPELDPGCNYVEWMMLNPVARTVLVDWPGEMRQAAGLFRLLLARRGPDEHTQRILDNCLESPEFATVWRTESVSNERPDRTKLVRNPRTLAITELRINIWRTQSSLQSWMLVLGSGVDHPMAVTRPVIRERPRASRPINAAETAESPGRRSQMEASLREPTSTQSLQQTSSNQLDG; encoded by the coding sequence ATGAATGGAGTACCCACGTTCGGCGAGTACATTCGCCAGCGCCGAACGGCCGCCAATCTCACCCGCCCGCAGCTCGCCTGGCTGGCCAACCTCTCGGTCCCCTACCTGACCAAGATCGAGGGCGGCGCCAACCCCTCCCGCCGGGTCATCGAATCCCTCGGCACCGCCCTGGAATTGCCGGCCGCCGAGTTCGAATACGCCCTGGTGCTGGCCGAAGGCCCGTTCCCGCGGATCGAGGCCGATCACCCGACACCCACCGATCTCGAGTATCTGGAACTGCTCAATCCCAAGATCGCTGCGTACATTTCGGGCGCGATGGACATTCTGGCCATCAATTCGGCGCATGCGGAAGCCTTTCCGGAGCTCGACCCGGGCTGCAATTACGTCGAGTGGATGATGCTCAACCCGGTGGCGCGCACCGTGCTGGTCGACTGGCCGGGCGAGATGCGGCAGGCCGCCGGCCTGTTCCGGTTGCTGCTGGCGCGGCGCGGCCCGGACGAGCACACCCAGCGGATCCTCGACAACTGCCTGGAGAGTCCGGAGTTCGCCACCGTCTGGCGCACCGAATCGGTTTCCAATGAGCGACCCGATCGCACGAAGCTGGTGCGGAACCCGCGGACGCTGGCCATCACCGAGTTGCGGATCAACATCTGGCGTACGCAATCGAGCCTGCAGTCCTGGATGCTCGTGCTCGGCAGTGGCGTCGATCACCCGATGGCGGTCACGCGTCCAGTAATTCGCGAAAGGCCCCGCGCGTCAAGGCCTATTAACGCCGCCGAGACGGCCGAATCCCCCGGCCGACGCTCACAGATGGAAGCTTCGCTACGCGAACCGACATCAACACAGTCGCTACAGCAAACCAGTAGCAATCAATTGGATGGGTGA
- a CDS encoding PLP-dependent cysteine synthase family protein → MKRCDHSAPRDWVDNAVRLIDADAQRSADTHLLRYPLPPEWGVQLYLKDESTHITGSLKHRLARSLFLYAICNGWVTEGTTVVEASSGSTAISEAYFAKLLGLEFVAVMPATTSPEKIALIEAQGGRSHLVAKSPDIYTEAARLAAECNGHYMDQFTHAERATDWRGNNNIAESIFHQLALESHPIPEWIVVGAGTGGTSATIGRYIRYRRHATRLAVVDPENSAFYGGYELSDADYQTGMSSRIEGIGRPRVEPSFVGQVVDTMIEVPDAGSIAAARHASALLGRRVGGSTGTNLWGAFALIADMIAANRTGSVVTLLCDGGDRYAGTYFNDDWVAGQGLSLVEPTAVIDRFIATGHWSG, encoded by the coding sequence GTGAAACGCTGCGATCATTCCGCGCCGCGCGACTGGGTCGACAATGCGGTGCGACTGATCGACGCGGATGCGCAACGCAGTGCCGACACGCATCTGCTGCGCTATCCACTGCCCCCCGAATGGGGTGTGCAGCTGTACCTCAAAGACGAATCCACCCACATCACGGGCAGTCTCAAGCATCGCCTGGCGCGCTCGCTGTTCCTCTACGCGATCTGCAACGGCTGGGTCACCGAGGGCACCACCGTGGTGGAGGCCTCCTCGGGTTCGACGGCCATCAGCGAGGCCTATTTCGCCAAACTGCTCGGCCTGGAATTCGTGGCAGTCATGCCCGCTACCACCTCGCCGGAGAAGATCGCGCTCATCGAGGCGCAGGGCGGGCGTTCACATCTGGTCGCCAAGTCGCCGGATATCTATACCGAGGCAGCGCGACTCGCAGCTGAATGCAACGGCCACTATATGGACCAGTTCACCCATGCCGAGCGCGCCACCGACTGGCGCGGCAATAACAATATTGCCGAATCGATCTTCCATCAGCTGGCATTGGAGTCGCACCCGATCCCGGAGTGGATCGTCGTGGGCGCCGGCACCGGCGGTACCAGCGCCACCATCGGCCGCTATATCCGCTACCGCCGCCATGCCACCCGGCTGGCCGTGGTCGATCCGGAGAATTCGGCCTTCTACGGCGGGTACGAGCTTTCGGACGCCGACTATCAGACCGGAATGTCCTCACGCATCGAGGGCATCGGGCGGCCGCGGGTGGAGCCCTCGTTCGTCGGCCAGGTTGTCGACACCATGATCGAAGTGCCCGATGCGGGTTCGATTGCGGCCGCCCGGCATGCGAGCGCACTGCTGGGCCGCCGGGTCGGCGGGTCCACCGGCACCAATCTGTGGGGCGCATTTGCCCTGATTGCCGACATGATCGCCGCGAATCGTACCGGCAGTGTGGTGACTCTGCTGTGTGACGGTGGAGACCGTTATGCCGGAACCTATTTCAATGACGATTGGGTTGCCGGTCAGGGGCTGAGCCTGGTGGAGCCCACCGCCGTCATCGATCGATTCATCGCTACCGGTCATTGGTCCGGCTAG
- a CDS encoding DUF4229 domain-containing protein yields the protein MSDATPPASAGRRMGKTLAIYTLARLALVAVLAAIILGVAAIVNVDIPIIVALLFALLIALPLSLLLFKKLRTQLNRDIAAFDAKRRSDKEQLMSRLRGEEK from the coding sequence GTGAGTGACGCAACCCCGCCCGCGAGCGCGGGCCGCCGCATGGGCAAGACCCTGGCCATCTACACCCTGGCCCGGCTCGCCCTGGTCGCCGTCCTCGCCGCCATTATTCTGGGCGTCGCAGCGATCGTGAATGTCGATATCCCCATCATTGTGGCGCTGCTGTTCGCGCTGCTCATCGCCCTGCCGCTCTCGCTGCTGCTGTTCAAAAAGCTTCGGACACAGCTCAATAGGGACATTGCCGCCTTCGATGCGAAGCGGCGCTCGGACAAGGAGCAGCTGATGTCGCGCCTTCGAGGCGAAGAGAAGTGA
- a CDS encoding BldC family transcriptional regulator — protein sequence MTAFTAASRVMGSVNGQDTLLTPGQVAALFHVDPKTVTRWAHAGRLGSLRTPGGHRRFRESEVLTLLRSLTTEATRV from the coding sequence ATGACTGCGTTCACCGCGGCGAGCCGCGTAATGGGTTCCGTCAACGGCCAGGACACCCTGCTTACCCCAGGCCAGGTGGCAGCCCTGTTCCATGTCGATCCGAAGACCGTGACGCGATGGGCTCATGCGGGACGGCTCGGCTCACTGCGGACTCCGGGCGGTCACCGCCGGTTCCGCGAAAGCGAAGTATTGACGCTTCTCCGGTCTCTCACCACCGAGGCGACCCGCGTCTAA
- a CDS encoding DoxX family protein, with protein sequence MTQLAAAEVIGGDEERAAGERWHPLARMGFRFGFVFLGIGMAGAWLTYALLRSFGVPQRTVTAVAEWTALHPLTDVVGEHLFGVRIDFTPTGSGDTAAQWVSIFTWLLVAVVVTAVWSVLDRRRPDYSRLYEWFRLLLRAALVSALLLYGMVKLLPSQMSFSLDRLVEPFGDMSPMAVLWAQTSLSQPYEIALGAAELTAALLLVLPRTAGLGSVLAVIVTLQIFLLNLTFDVPVKIFSLQLFLYALVLAAPHIVRTVTALAGGAVPVRSPEPLRTTPRGNRILLIAQLVFGVWLLFTAITEGADAWHSYGNDRPHSPLYGIWDITDYTVGGQDMPALVDFSRSPDDNQMLSATVRLRRIIFDIPIGMTAQRMDDSLFSLPAQIDTDRHTVILSKDLAHQLRIATLEYRQPQPDQLILEGQLGGRPVRMQLTRIDLQRFPAVARGFHWMQPVPYFR encoded by the coding sequence GTGACACAGTTGGCGGCGGCCGAGGTGATCGGCGGGGATGAGGAGCGGGCGGCGGGTGAGCGGTGGCATCCGCTGGCGCGCATGGGTTTCCGGTTCGGATTCGTGTTTTTGGGGATCGGGATGGCGGGGGCGTGGCTGACCTATGCGCTGCTGCGCTCGTTCGGGGTACCGCAGCGGACGGTGACCGCGGTGGCGGAGTGGACGGCGCTGCATCCGCTCACCGACGTGGTGGGTGAGCATCTCTTCGGCGTGCGCATCGATTTCACGCCGACCGGCAGTGGAGACACTGCGGCGCAATGGGTTTCGATCTTCACCTGGCTGCTCGTCGCCGTGGTGGTCACCGCCGTGTGGTCGGTGCTGGATCGGCGGCGGCCGGACTACTCGCGGCTGTACGAATGGTTCCGGCTGCTGCTGCGTGCCGCCCTGGTGAGCGCACTGCTGCTGTACGGGATGGTGAAACTGCTGCCCTCGCAGATGTCGTTCAGCCTGGACCGACTGGTGGAACCGTTCGGTGATATGAGCCCGATGGCGGTGCTGTGGGCGCAGACGTCACTGTCGCAACCTTACGAAATCGCCTTGGGCGCAGCGGAACTCACCGCCGCGCTGCTGCTGGTGCTGCCACGGACCGCCGGCCTGGGTTCGGTGCTCGCCGTCATCGTGACGCTGCAGATCTTCCTGCTGAATCTCACCTTCGATGTGCCGGTGAAGATCTTCTCCCTGCAGCTGTTCCTGTACGCGCTGGTGCTGGCCGCACCCCATATCGTCCGGACCGTCACGGCACTGGCCGGGGGCGCCGTGCCGGTCCGGAGCCCGGAGCCCTTGCGCACCACACCGCGCGGCAATCGGATTCTGCTGATCGCTCAGCTGGTATTCGGCGTGTGGCTCCTGTTCACCGCGATCACCGAGGGCGCCGATGCCTGGCACAGCTACGGCAATGACCGGCCGCACTCCCCGCTCTACGGCATCTGGGACATCACCGATTACACGGTGGGCGGACAGGATATGCCCGCGCTGGTCGACTTCAGCCGATCACCGGATGACAATCAAATGCTCAGCGCCACAGTGCGATTACGCCGGATCATCTTCGATATTCCCATCGGCATGACCGCGCAGCGCATGGATGATTCACTGTTCTCCCTTCCGGCGCAGATCGATACCGACCGGCATACCGTGATCCTGTCGAAGGATCTGGCACACCAGTTACGGATCGCGACGCTGGAATACCGTCAGCCGCAACCGGATCAGCTCATTCTGGAGGGACAGCTCGGCGGGCGTCCGGTACGAATGCAATTGACCCGAATAGACCTGCAGCGCTTCCCCGCCGTCGCTCGCGGCTTCCACTGGATGCAGCCTGTTCCCTACTTCCGTTAG
- a CDS encoding winged helix-turn-helix transcriptional regulator: MTTPLGSGREWTDPLCPVARTVDLVGDRWSLLIVRDAMDGASTFTDFQQRLGIARNILTDRLRKLVDQGILTTSTLPGGKRHTYQLTAPGQDLFTLIVALRQWGERHTFTPDEPHSTLVDHTGTPLPQLRPENHRGDPVTAETTRVRKVGEVRGPA; the protein is encoded by the coding sequence ATGACCACACCCCTCGGTTCCGGCCGCGAATGGACCGACCCGCTCTGTCCGGTCGCCCGCACCGTCGACCTCGTGGGCGACCGCTGGAGCCTGCTCATCGTGCGCGACGCCATGGACGGCGCGTCCACCTTCACCGACTTCCAGCAGCGCCTCGGCATAGCCCGGAACATCCTCACCGACCGCCTCCGCAAACTGGTCGACCAGGGCATCCTCACCACCAGCACCCTCCCCGGCGGCAAACGCCACACCTACCAACTCACCGCCCCCGGCCAAGACCTCTTCACCCTCATCGTGGCCCTGCGCCAATGGGGAGAACGCCACACCTTCACCCCCGACGAACCCCACTCAACCCTCGTCGACCACACCGGCACCCCCCTCCCCCAACTCCGCCCCGAAAACCACAGGGGCGACCCCGTCACCGCAGAAACCACCCGAGTCCGCAAGGTAGGCGAGGTGCGGGGTCCGGCCTGA